A DNA window from Plodia interpunctella isolate USDA-ARS_2022_Savannah chromosome 12, ilPloInte3.2, whole genome shotgun sequence contains the following coding sequences:
- the LOC128674409 gene encoding uncharacterized protein LOC128674409, translated as MSYKHLQRLQNSFKNKNVLSNIFARSKNVWSGENIVISPFKDVDIPDVSLNEYVWKILEKHPTNIAAVCGITNRSYTYEKVYKQSRTFGANLRKKFRIKDGDTVGVMLPNMPEYPTIFFGVLFSGGVVTTYNPIYTPYEVERQLNVSATKLIITNPTLVSNVKKALELSKKSIPIISVDIEEASPEGTVSYKELVEDNNVEMAILKEVKLNPNDVCVLPYSSGTTGMPKGVELTHRNIVANCQQQNTECRIHRLTTECHQDSLLVILPMFHAYGLSILMLHKLSQGLKLVTLPRFQPDTFLTALLEYRINMLYLAPPLALFLGSHPEVTEKHLEHTNTITCGAAPLPAADIYKVLGKVKHDLHFGQGYGMTEASPLVSIAPLGCKRYESVGYPLPNVQLRIVDENLKNLGPGQVGELLIKGPNIMRGYRNNPEANKEVFLEGDWYRSGDLAKIDKDGLMFISDRLKELIKVNAYQVPPAELDSAVKNHPAVLDAAVVGIPDPQTGERPKAFVILNKAAKATEEDIMNFVNERVAPYKKIKEIEFVDSIPKNPSGKILRRLLKEQYRKK; from the exons ATGTCTTATAAACATCTACAGCGGTTGCAAAattcgtttaaaaataaaaatgttttatcaaatatttttgctagGAGCAAAAACGTATGGAGCGGTGAAAATATCGTAATTTCTCCGTTTAAAGACGTAGACATTCCTGATGTGAGCCTCAATGAGTATGTTTGGAAGATCTTGGAGAAGCATCCCACGAATATAGCAGCG GTTTGTGGCATAACCAACAGGAGTTACACATACGAAAAAGTATACAAGCAGAGCCGAACTTTTGGCGCCAATTTGCGGAAAAAATTTAGAATCAAAGATGGCGACACTGTCGGAGTGATGTTACCGAACATGCCAGAGTACCCTACGATTTTCTTCGgagtattattttcaggagGAGTTGTAACTACATATAATCCAATTTATACACCat ACGAAGTAGAAAGACAGCTTAACGTATCAGCAACAAAGCTAATTATCACAAATCCAACTTTAGTATCAAATGTTAAAAAGGCTTTAGAACTATCCAAGAAAAGCATACCTATAATTTCTGTTGACATAGAGGAAGCTAGTCCTGAAGGAACTGTATCTTATAAAGAACTAGTCGAAGATAATAATGTAGAAATGGCTATTTTAAAAGAAGTGAAGCTAAATCCTAATGATGTTTGTGTGTTGCCGTATTCTAGTGGAACTACGGGAATGCCTAAAGGAGTAGAGCTGACTCACCGAAACATTGTTGCTAATTGCCAACAACAAAATACTGAATGTAGAATTCATAGATTAACTACAG AATGTCATCAAGACTCGCTCTTAGTAATTCTTCCTATGTTCCACGCCTATGGTTTGTCTATCCTCATGCTGCACAAACTGTCACAAGGTCTGAAGCTGGTGACCTTGCCAAGGTTTCAGCCTGACACATTTTTGACTGCATTGCTTGAATACAGAATTAATATGTTGTATTTAGCTCCACCTTTAG CCCTGTTCCTGGGATCTCATCCAGAAGTGACCGAGAAGCATTTAGAACACACCAATACTATAACATGTGGTGCGGCACCTTTGCCGGCAGCTGATATATACAAAGTTTTAGGAAAAgttaag CACGACCTTCATTTTGGACAAGGCTATGGAATGACAGAAGCAAGTCCTTTAGTGTCAATCGCTCCTTTGGGTTGCAAGCGTTACGAGTCTGTTGGTTATCCTTTACCTAATGTGCAGCTGCGAATCGTTGATGAAAATCTGAAGAATCTTGGACCAGGCCAG GTGGGTGAACTACTAATCAAAGGTCCAAATATAATGAGAGGCTATAGAAATAATCCGGAAGCCAATAAAGAAGTATTTTTAGAAGGTGACTGGTATCGAAGCGGAGATTTGGCGAAGATCGACAAAGATGGTCTGATGTTCATATCTGACAGACTCAAAGAACTTATAAAG GTCAATGCTTACCAAGTCCCACCAGCAGAACTAGATAGTGCAGTCAAGAATCATCCAGCAGTTTTAGATGCTGCTGTGGTTGGCATACCAGACCCTCAAACTGGAGAAAGACCTAAggcttttgtaattttgaacaAAGCAGCCAAAGCTACTGAAGAAGATATCATGAATTTCGTCAACGAAAGAGTAGCTCCATATAAGAAGATTAAGGAAATAGAATTCGTTGATAGTATACCCAAAAACCCGTCTGGAAAGATTCTAAGAAGACTCTTGAAAGAACAATACaggaagaaataa
- the pdgy gene encoding uncharacterized protein pdgy isoform X2, producing the protein MSSKSLFKVKRTLETLCQSSKYASASVRRNSGWTSDRIVKSPFKNVDLPNITLNEYIFQNLDKWPERTAAVCAVTGRGYTYEQTFKLSNAFAANLRNKFKIEDGDVVSVMLPNIPDFPLVALGILEAGGVVSTINPIYTAHEVQRQLLLSNAKIVVTLPEIVPVIKSAFNIAKIDLPVIVIRTNGDELPDGTIIFNELTEDPRVDTSCLKAVRRSTNDICFLPYSSGTTGLPKGVELSHKNIIANCEQINEPLIRCHNDTTDSHQDAVMGILPFFHIYGASVIMFHKMSAGAKLVTLAKFQPDVFLQSLQKSRTNILFLAPPILLLMSSHPAASKAVYQYLDVVISGAAPCAASDVRRLCEKVQRKLDYRQGYGLTETSPVVCFPKNGSDEFAAVGHPVPSTELKIVDNDLKSLGPNETGELLIKGPQVMRGYKDNPQANIESFTADGWFRSGDLATIDDRGVVTIADRLKELIKVKGFQVPPAELEGVLRDHPAVNDAAVIGVPHPHNGEAPKAFVVLKPGQKADTQNICAFVNERVAPYKNIKDVVFLDSIPKSSAGKILRKDLKAQYCS; encoded by the exons ATGTCTTCCAAAAGTTTGTTCAAAGTAAAAAGAACTTTAGAAACACTATGTCAGAGTTCAAAATACGCCTCAGCGAGTGTTAGAAGAAACAGTGGCTGGACCAGCGACAGGATCGTCAAGTCACCGTTCAAAAACGTGGACCTACCAAATATAACATTGAACGAATATATCTTCCAGAATCTTGATAAATGGCCGGAGAGAACTGCGGCT GTATGTGCTGTAACCGGCAGAGGTTACACTTACGAGCAAACCTTCAAGCTGTCAAACGCCTTCGCCGCAAACCTCCGGAACAAGTTTAAAATTGAAGACGGCGACGTGGTATCCGTGATGTTGCCGAATATTCCAGATTTCCCGCTCGTTGCGTTGGGAATCCTGGAGGCCGGCGGCGTGGTGTCCACGATAAACCCTATCTACACTGCTC ATGAAGTCCAAAGGCAGCTGTTACTGTCCAACGCTAAAATTGTAGTCACCCTACCTGAAATAGTACCAGTCATCAAAAGTGCATTCAATATTGCCAAAATAGACCTTCCTGTCATCGTAATAAGAACTAACGGAGACGAACTACCAGATGggactattatttttaacgaatTAACCGAAGACCCGCGTGTGGACACGTCATGTCTGAAAGCAGTTAGAAGGAGTACGAATGATATTTGCTTTCTCCCTTACTCTAGTGGTACAACAGGACTACCGAAGGGGGTAGAATTATCGCACAAGAATATTATAGCTAATTgtgaacaaattaatgaacCGCTCATAAGATGCCATAATGATACTACAG ACTCTCATCAGGACGCAGTAATGGGGATTTTACCATTCTTCCACATCTATGGGGCGTCAGTGATCATGTTCCACAAAATGTCCGCCGGCGCCAAGCTGGTCACCCTGGCGAAGTTCCAGCCTGACGTCTTCTTGCAGTCACTGCAGAAGTCCAGGACGAATATATTGTTCCTAGCTCCACCAATAC TGTTGCTGATGTCATCTCACCCAGCAGCCTCGAAGGCAGTGTACCAATACCTGGACGTAGTGATCAGCGGAGCGGCGCCTTGCGCAGCGTCAGACGTCAGGCGATTGTGTGAAAAAGTCCAG CGTAAATTAGACTACAGGCAAGGGTACGGCCTGACAGAGACTTCGCCCGTGGTCTGTTTCCCAAAGAACGGGTCAGACGAGTTCGCTGCCGTGGGTCATCCCGTGCCCAGCACGGAGCTCAAGATTGTGGACAATGATCTGAAGAGCTTAGGGCCCAATGAG ACAGGTGAACTCCTGATCAAAGGGCCGCAGGTGATGCGCGGATACAAGGACAACCCTCAAGCGAACATCGAGAGTTTCACCGCAGACGGGTGGTTCAGGAGCGGAGACCTGGCGACTATAGATGACAGGGGAGTAGTCACTATTGCGGACAGGCTGAAGGAGCTCATCAAG GTAAAAGGCTTCCAAGTACCACCGGCCGAGTTAGAAGGGGTCCTACGGGACCACCCTGCGGTCAACGACGCAGCGGTAATAGGAGTGCCGCACCCACACAACGGCGAAGCACCCAAAGCTTTCGTGGTCCTAAAACCGGGGCAGAAAGCTGATACTCAGAATATATGTGCCTTCGTCAATGAGAGAGTCGcaccgtataaaaatattaaggaCGTGGTCTTTCTTGATAGTATACCGAAGAGCTCGGCTGGCAAGATTTTGAGGAAAGACTTGAAGGCGCAATATTGTTCTTAA
- the pdgy gene encoding uncharacterized protein pdgy isoform X1 translates to MSSKSLFKVKRTLETLCQSSKYASASVRRNSGWTSDRIVKSPFKNVDLPNITLNEYIFQNLDKWPERTAAVCAVTGRGYTYEQTFKLSNAFAANLRNKFKIEDGDVVSVMLPNIPDFPLVALGILEAGGVVSTINPIYTAHEVQRQLLLSNAKIVVTLPEIVPVIKSAFNIAKIDLPVIVIRTNGDELPDGTIIFNELTEDPRVDTSCLKAVRRSTNDICFLPYSSGTTGLPKGVELSHKNIIANCEQINEPLIRCHNDTTAIIIPDSHQDAVMGILPFFHIYGASVIMFHKMSAGAKLVTLAKFQPDVFLQSLQKSRTNILFLAPPILLLMSSHPAASKAVYQYLDVVISGAAPCAASDVRRLCEKVQRKLDYRQGYGLTETSPVVCFPKNGSDEFAAVGHPVPSTELKIVDNDLKSLGPNETGELLIKGPQVMRGYKDNPQANIESFTADGWFRSGDLATIDDRGVVTIADRLKELIKVKGFQVPPAELEGVLRDHPAVNDAAVIGVPHPHNGEAPKAFVVLKPGQKADTQNICAFVNERVAPYKNIKDVVFLDSIPKSSAGKILRKDLKAQYCS, encoded by the exons ATGTCTTCCAAAAGTTTGTTCAAAGTAAAAAGAACTTTAGAAACACTATGTCAGAGTTCAAAATACGCCTCAGCGAGTGTTAGAAGAAACAGTGGCTGGACCAGCGACAGGATCGTCAAGTCACCGTTCAAAAACGTGGACCTACCAAATATAACATTGAACGAATATATCTTCCAGAATCTTGATAAATGGCCGGAGAGAACTGCGGCT GTATGTGCTGTAACCGGCAGAGGTTACACTTACGAGCAAACCTTCAAGCTGTCAAACGCCTTCGCCGCAAACCTCCGGAACAAGTTTAAAATTGAAGACGGCGACGTGGTATCCGTGATGTTGCCGAATATTCCAGATTTCCCGCTCGTTGCGTTGGGAATCCTGGAGGCCGGCGGCGTGGTGTCCACGATAAACCCTATCTACACTGCTC ATGAAGTCCAAAGGCAGCTGTTACTGTCCAACGCTAAAATTGTAGTCACCCTACCTGAAATAGTACCAGTCATCAAAAGTGCATTCAATATTGCCAAAATAGACCTTCCTGTCATCGTAATAAGAACTAACGGAGACGAACTACCAGATGggactattatttttaacgaatTAACCGAAGACCCGCGTGTGGACACGTCATGTCTGAAAGCAGTTAGAAGGAGTACGAATGATATTTGCTTTCTCCCTTACTCTAGTGGTACAACAGGACTACCGAAGGGGGTAGAATTATCGCACAAGAATATTATAGCTAATTgtgaacaaattaatgaacCGCTCATAAGATGCCATAATGATACTACAG CTATCATCATTCCAGACTCTCATCAGGACGCAGTAATGGGGATTTTACCATTCTTCCACATCTATGGGGCGTCAGTGATCATGTTCCACAAAATGTCCGCCGGCGCCAAGCTGGTCACCCTGGCGAAGTTCCAGCCTGACGTCTTCTTGCAGTCACTGCAGAAGTCCAGGACGAATATATTGTTCCTAGCTCCACCAATAC TGTTGCTGATGTCATCTCACCCAGCAGCCTCGAAGGCAGTGTACCAATACCTGGACGTAGTGATCAGCGGAGCGGCGCCTTGCGCAGCGTCAGACGTCAGGCGATTGTGTGAAAAAGTCCAG CGTAAATTAGACTACAGGCAAGGGTACGGCCTGACAGAGACTTCGCCCGTGGTCTGTTTCCCAAAGAACGGGTCAGACGAGTTCGCTGCCGTGGGTCATCCCGTGCCCAGCACGGAGCTCAAGATTGTGGACAATGATCTGAAGAGCTTAGGGCCCAATGAG ACAGGTGAACTCCTGATCAAAGGGCCGCAGGTGATGCGCGGATACAAGGACAACCCTCAAGCGAACATCGAGAGTTTCACCGCAGACGGGTGGTTCAGGAGCGGAGACCTGGCGACTATAGATGACAGGGGAGTAGTCACTATTGCGGACAGGCTGAAGGAGCTCATCAAG GTAAAAGGCTTCCAAGTACCACCGGCCGAGTTAGAAGGGGTCCTACGGGACCACCCTGCGGTCAACGACGCAGCGGTAATAGGAGTGCCGCACCCACACAACGGCGAAGCACCCAAAGCTTTCGTGGTCCTAAAACCGGGGCAGAAAGCTGATACTCAGAATATATGTGCCTTCGTCAATGAGAGAGTCGcaccgtataaaaatattaaggaCGTGGTCTTTCTTGATAGTATACCGAAGAGCTCGGCTGGCAAGATTTTGAGGAAAGACTTGAAGGCGCAATATTGTTCTTAA